One Denticeps clupeoides chromosome 3, fDenClu1.1, whole genome shotgun sequence DNA window includes the following coding sequences:
- the LOC114785670 gene encoding double zinc ribbon and ankyrin repeat-containing protein 1-like isoform X1 — MTAGSVSAPHIIPVRAPVAARAQARIDTATPVEITSGTRVAGAVEAALDGSHAASLPPDSPGAKIHFTLDGSRPEATRRPGTLLFTAAIHLPAGRVTVKALAASSDGRESAVVTKVFQVEEAGGGDEDAMIPETLKRSPPLHGADRICSGSGSRGPPRGPGFLRSRRGPRSALDAELVGGAFRSLTSTQMSRIQRETDFLRCPCCLSQRASDPLARFCSHCGAAVPPLPGRRLPPTEGGQMVVCVDCRTTVPANTSSCVACEAPIPPQLTACRLQVTSDPRHDRSPSRRRRLTPPLSPQVLCAACGTGNPAHITHCVTCESSLPRPPTPVLSGQSAPPVSSAEGKLVSCSKCHRVNQVDARYCDWCGAKPGPVPSYLTCSRCGSSSHPYANFCGSCGVFLEGPARVQSHDIPRHLQHASTGPDSAARQAADAQTQTAGLFYPSAARLQKSGQQEAPQRSRRPLLTAISPGRGYWRKQLDHVCAHLRSYAQNHPEFRALIGEPRMGRMVSAVIEEDSYEVSIRINLVSATAESAEVSDAAQKSVEMSSGTPNLSSVTEGAGACDTATNRKKGRSHRKSWTSTTAEEELPPLDRHLLKEVGPDGTGHVTEVQQLLEEGADPSCLDRDGNSALAVAVMNGHHDVIPVLVQKGADVNFQSGTLKDTALHVAAALGSDGLKCAETLLGGISGCRCNASLRKKNGRGQSAYDVAVSSGCGDLISLMAARTGQGLLNRLAQPRSAPNPGDF; from the exons ATGACCGCGGGCTCCGTGTCCGCGCCGCACATCATCCCCGTCAGGGCTCCCGTGGCGGCCAGAGCCCAGGCCCGGATAGACACGGCCACGCCGGTGGAGATCACGTCAGGTACCCGGGTGGCTGGTGCTGTGGAAGCGGCTCTTGACGGTTCTCACGCTGCGTCTCTGCCTCCAGACTCCCCGGGAGCGAAGATCCACTTCACGCTGGACGGAAGCAGGCCGGAGGCGACCAGGCGACCCGGGACGCTGCTGTTCACCGCGGCCATCCACCTCCCCGCGGGCCGGGTGACGGTGAAGGCCCTGGCCGCCTCCAG CGACGGCAGGGAGAGCGCCGTGGTCACCAAGGTGTTCCAGGTGGAGGAAGCGGGCGGCGGGGACGAAGACGCCATGATCCCG GAGACGTTGAAGAGAAGCCCCCCGTTACATGGAGCTGACCGTATCTGTTCAGGCAGCGGGTCCCGCGGTCCCCCAAGAGGCCCTGGCTTCCTCCGGAGTCGCCGGGGACCCCGCTCAGCGCTG GACGCGGAGCTGGTGGGAGGTGCCTTCAGAAGCCTGACCAGCACGCAGATGTCCCGGATCCAGCGCGAGACGGACTTCCTCAG GTGCCCCTGCTGTCTCAGCCAGCGGGCGTCCGACCCGCTGGCCCGCTTCTGTTCGCACTGCGGCGCCGCGGTCCCCCCACTGCCCGGCCGGAGACTTCCCCCTACCGAAGGTGGACAG atggtGGTGTGTGTAGACTGTAGGACCACCGTCCCTGCGAACACCTCCTCCTGCGTGGCGTGCGAAGCTCCGATCCCGCCGCAGCTGACTGCATGTCGACTGCAGGTGACCTCCGACCCTCGGCATGACCGCTCCCCGTCGCGGCGCCGCCGCCTGACGCCGCCGTTGTCTCCGCAGGTCCTGTGTGCGGCGTGCGGTACGGGGAACCCTGCGCACATCACTCACTGCGTGACCTGCGAGTCCAGCCTGCCCCGCCCGCCCACC CCCGTGTTGAGTGGACAAAGTGCCCCGCCGGTGTCCAGCGCCGAGGGGAAGCTGGTGTCCTGTTCCAAGTGCCACCGTGTCAACCAGGTCGACGCCCGATACTGTGACTGGTGTGGCGCCAAG CCAGGACCCGTGCCGAGTTACCTCACCTGCTCCCGCTGTGGCTCCAGCAGCCACCCCTACGCCAACTTCTGCGGGTCCTGCGGCGTGTTCCTGGAGGGACCGGCGAGGGTCCAGTCCCACGACATCCCGCGGCACCTCCAACAT GCCTCGACCGGCCCGGACAGCGCGGCACGGCAGGCGGCGGACGCCCAGACGCAGACGGCAGGCCTGTTCTACCCGTCGGCTGCGCGGCTGCAGAAGAGCGGCCAGCAGGAGGCGCCGCAGAGGAGCAGAAGGCCCCTGCTCACCGCCATCAGCCCAGGAAGAG GATACTGGAGGAAGCAGCTGGATCACGTCTGCGCTCACCTGCGCAGCTACGCACAGAACCACCCGGAGTTCAGAGCCCTGATTGGAGAGCCTCGCATGGGCCGG ATGGTTTCCGCGGTGATAGAGGAGGACAGCTACGAGGTCAGCATCAGAATCAATTTAGTCTCGGCAACGGCCGAAAGCGCTGAG GTGTCGGATGCAGCCCAGAAGTCGGTGGAGATGTCTTCAGGGACTCCCAACCTCAGTAGTGTGACTGAGGGAGCTGGCG CGTGTGACACTGCAACCAACAGGAAGAAGGGGAGGAGCCACAGGAAGAGCTGGACTTCAACTACGGCTGAGGAGGAGCTG CCACCTTTGGACAGGCACTTGTTAAAGGAGGTGGGGCCAGATGGGACAGGACATGTCACTGAAgttcagcagctgctggaggag GGAGCAGACCCCTCCTGCCTGGACCGGGACGGGAACTCGGCTCTTGCTGTTGCGGTGATGAACGGTCACCACGACGTCATTCCTGTTCTGGTGCAGAAAGGAGCCGACGTCAACTTCCAGTCTGGAAC ACTGAAGGACACGGCCCTGCATGTGGCAGCAGCTCTGGGAAGTGACGGCCTGAAATGTGCCGAGACTCTGCTGGG tGGAATTTCTGGGTGCAGGTGCAACGCGAGCCTGAGGAAGAAGAACGGGCGTGGCCAGAGCGCGTACGACGTGGCCGTCAGCTCCGGCTGCGGCGACCTGATCTCCCTCATGGCGGCCAGGACCGGCCAGGGTCTGCTCAACAGACTCgcccaacccaggagcgccccaaaccctggtgacttctga
- the LOC114785670 gene encoding double zinc ribbon and ankyrin repeat-containing protein 1-like isoform X2 — protein sequence MTAGSVSAPHIIPVRAPVAARAQARIDTATPVEITSGTRVAGAVEAALDGSHAASLPPDSPGAKIHFTLDGSRPEATRRPGTLLFTAAIHLPAGRVTVKALAASSDGRESAVVTKVFQVEEAGGGDEDAMIPETLKRSPPLHGADRICSGSGSRGPPRGPGFLRSRRGPRSALDAELVGGAFRSLTSTQMSRIQRETDFLRCPCCLSQRASDPLARFCSHCGAAVPPLPGRRLPPTEGGQMVVCVDCRTTVPANTSSCVACEAPIPPQLTACRLQVLCAACGTGNPAHITHCVTCESSLPRPPTPVLSGQSAPPVSSAEGKLVSCSKCHRVNQVDARYCDWCGAKPGPVPSYLTCSRCGSSSHPYANFCGSCGVFLEGPARVQSHDIPRHLQHASTGPDSAARQAADAQTQTAGLFYPSAARLQKSGQQEAPQRSRRPLLTAISPGRGYWRKQLDHVCAHLRSYAQNHPEFRALIGEPRMGRMVSAVIEEDSYEVSIRINLVSATAESAEVSDAAQKSVEMSSGTPNLSSVTEGAGACDTATNRKKGRSHRKSWTSTTAEEELPPLDRHLLKEVGPDGTGHVTEVQQLLEEGADPSCLDRDGNSALAVAVMNGHHDVIPVLVQKGADVNFQSGTLKDTALHVAAALGSDGLKCAETLLGGISGCRCNASLRKKNGRGQSAYDVAVSSGCGDLISLMAARTGQGLLNRLAQPRSAPNPGDF from the exons ATGACCGCGGGCTCCGTGTCCGCGCCGCACATCATCCCCGTCAGGGCTCCCGTGGCGGCCAGAGCCCAGGCCCGGATAGACACGGCCACGCCGGTGGAGATCACGTCAGGTACCCGGGTGGCTGGTGCTGTGGAAGCGGCTCTTGACGGTTCTCACGCTGCGTCTCTGCCTCCAGACTCCCCGGGAGCGAAGATCCACTTCACGCTGGACGGAAGCAGGCCGGAGGCGACCAGGCGACCCGGGACGCTGCTGTTCACCGCGGCCATCCACCTCCCCGCGGGCCGGGTGACGGTGAAGGCCCTGGCCGCCTCCAG CGACGGCAGGGAGAGCGCCGTGGTCACCAAGGTGTTCCAGGTGGAGGAAGCGGGCGGCGGGGACGAAGACGCCATGATCCCG GAGACGTTGAAGAGAAGCCCCCCGTTACATGGAGCTGACCGTATCTGTTCAGGCAGCGGGTCCCGCGGTCCCCCAAGAGGCCCTGGCTTCCTCCGGAGTCGCCGGGGACCCCGCTCAGCGCTG GACGCGGAGCTGGTGGGAGGTGCCTTCAGAAGCCTGACCAGCACGCAGATGTCCCGGATCCAGCGCGAGACGGACTTCCTCAG GTGCCCCTGCTGTCTCAGCCAGCGGGCGTCCGACCCGCTGGCCCGCTTCTGTTCGCACTGCGGCGCCGCGGTCCCCCCACTGCCCGGCCGGAGACTTCCCCCTACCGAAGGTGGACAG atggtGGTGTGTGTAGACTGTAGGACCACCGTCCCTGCGAACACCTCCTCCTGCGTGGCGTGCGAAGCTCCGATCCCGCCGCAGCTGACTGCATGTCGACTGCAG GTCCTGTGTGCGGCGTGCGGTACGGGGAACCCTGCGCACATCACTCACTGCGTGACCTGCGAGTCCAGCCTGCCCCGCCCGCCCACC CCCGTGTTGAGTGGACAAAGTGCCCCGCCGGTGTCCAGCGCCGAGGGGAAGCTGGTGTCCTGTTCCAAGTGCCACCGTGTCAACCAGGTCGACGCCCGATACTGTGACTGGTGTGGCGCCAAG CCAGGACCCGTGCCGAGTTACCTCACCTGCTCCCGCTGTGGCTCCAGCAGCCACCCCTACGCCAACTTCTGCGGGTCCTGCGGCGTGTTCCTGGAGGGACCGGCGAGGGTCCAGTCCCACGACATCCCGCGGCACCTCCAACAT GCCTCGACCGGCCCGGACAGCGCGGCACGGCAGGCGGCGGACGCCCAGACGCAGACGGCAGGCCTGTTCTACCCGTCGGCTGCGCGGCTGCAGAAGAGCGGCCAGCAGGAGGCGCCGCAGAGGAGCAGAAGGCCCCTGCTCACCGCCATCAGCCCAGGAAGAG GATACTGGAGGAAGCAGCTGGATCACGTCTGCGCTCACCTGCGCAGCTACGCACAGAACCACCCGGAGTTCAGAGCCCTGATTGGAGAGCCTCGCATGGGCCGG ATGGTTTCCGCGGTGATAGAGGAGGACAGCTACGAGGTCAGCATCAGAATCAATTTAGTCTCGGCAACGGCCGAAAGCGCTGAG GTGTCGGATGCAGCCCAGAAGTCGGTGGAGATGTCTTCAGGGACTCCCAACCTCAGTAGTGTGACTGAGGGAGCTGGCG CGTGTGACACTGCAACCAACAGGAAGAAGGGGAGGAGCCACAGGAAGAGCTGGACTTCAACTACGGCTGAGGAGGAGCTG CCACCTTTGGACAGGCACTTGTTAAAGGAGGTGGGGCCAGATGGGACAGGACATGTCACTGAAgttcagcagctgctggaggag GGAGCAGACCCCTCCTGCCTGGACCGGGACGGGAACTCGGCTCTTGCTGTTGCGGTGATGAACGGTCACCACGACGTCATTCCTGTTCTGGTGCAGAAAGGAGCCGACGTCAACTTCCAGTCTGGAAC ACTGAAGGACACGGCCCTGCATGTGGCAGCAGCTCTGGGAAGTGACGGCCTGAAATGTGCCGAGACTCTGCTGGG tGGAATTTCTGGGTGCAGGTGCAACGCGAGCCTGAGGAAGAAGAACGGGCGTGGCCAGAGCGCGTACGACGTGGCCGTCAGCTCCGGCTGCGGCGACCTGATCTCCCTCATGGCGGCCAGGACCGGCCAGGGTCTGCTCAACAGACTCgcccaacccaggagcgccccaaaccctggtgacttctga
- the LOC114785670 gene encoding double zinc ribbon and ankyrin repeat-containing protein 1-like isoform X3, which produces MTAGSVSAPHIIPVRAPVAARAQARIDTATPVEITSDSPGAKIHFTLDGSRPEATRRPGTLLFTAAIHLPAGRVTVKALAASSDGRESAVVTKVFQVEEAGGGDEDAMIPETLKRSPPLHGADRICSGSGSRGPPRGPGFLRSRRGPRSALDAELVGGAFRSLTSTQMSRIQRETDFLRCPCCLSQRASDPLARFCSHCGAAVPPLPGRRLPPTEGGQMVVCVDCRTTVPANTSSCVACEAPIPPQLTACRLQVLCAACGTGNPAHITHCVTCESSLPRPPTPVLSGQSAPPVSSAEGKLVSCSKCHRVNQVDARYCDWCGAKPGPVPSYLTCSRCGSSSHPYANFCGSCGVFLEGPARVQSHDIPRHLQHASTGPDSAARQAADAQTQTAGLFYPSAARLQKSGQQEAPQRSRRPLLTAISPGRGYWRKQLDHVCAHLRSYAQNHPEFRALIGEPRMGRMVSAVIEEDSYEVSIRINLVSATAESAEVSDAAQKSVEMSSGTPNLSSVTEGAGACDTATNRKKGRSHRKSWTSTTAEEELPPLDRHLLKEVGPDGTGHVTEVQQLLEEGADPSCLDRDGNSALAVAVMNGHHDVIPVLVQKGADVNFQSGTLKDTALHVAAALGSDGLKCAETLLGGISGCRCNASLRKKNGRGQSAYDVAVSSGCGDLISLMAARTGQGLLNRLAQPRSAPNPGDF; this is translated from the exons ATGACCGCGGGCTCCGTGTCCGCGCCGCACATCATCCCCGTCAGGGCTCCCGTGGCGGCCAGAGCCCAGGCCCGGATAGACACGGCCACGCCGGTGGAGATCACGTCAG ACTCCCCGGGAGCGAAGATCCACTTCACGCTGGACGGAAGCAGGCCGGAGGCGACCAGGCGACCCGGGACGCTGCTGTTCACCGCGGCCATCCACCTCCCCGCGGGCCGGGTGACGGTGAAGGCCCTGGCCGCCTCCAG CGACGGCAGGGAGAGCGCCGTGGTCACCAAGGTGTTCCAGGTGGAGGAAGCGGGCGGCGGGGACGAAGACGCCATGATCCCG GAGACGTTGAAGAGAAGCCCCCCGTTACATGGAGCTGACCGTATCTGTTCAGGCAGCGGGTCCCGCGGTCCCCCAAGAGGCCCTGGCTTCCTCCGGAGTCGCCGGGGACCCCGCTCAGCGCTG GACGCGGAGCTGGTGGGAGGTGCCTTCAGAAGCCTGACCAGCACGCAGATGTCCCGGATCCAGCGCGAGACGGACTTCCTCAG GTGCCCCTGCTGTCTCAGCCAGCGGGCGTCCGACCCGCTGGCCCGCTTCTGTTCGCACTGCGGCGCCGCGGTCCCCCCACTGCCCGGCCGGAGACTTCCCCCTACCGAAGGTGGACAG atggtGGTGTGTGTAGACTGTAGGACCACCGTCCCTGCGAACACCTCCTCCTGCGTGGCGTGCGAAGCTCCGATCCCGCCGCAGCTGACTGCATGTCGACTGCAG GTCCTGTGTGCGGCGTGCGGTACGGGGAACCCTGCGCACATCACTCACTGCGTGACCTGCGAGTCCAGCCTGCCCCGCCCGCCCACC CCCGTGTTGAGTGGACAAAGTGCCCCGCCGGTGTCCAGCGCCGAGGGGAAGCTGGTGTCCTGTTCCAAGTGCCACCGTGTCAACCAGGTCGACGCCCGATACTGTGACTGGTGTGGCGCCAAG CCAGGACCCGTGCCGAGTTACCTCACCTGCTCCCGCTGTGGCTCCAGCAGCCACCCCTACGCCAACTTCTGCGGGTCCTGCGGCGTGTTCCTGGAGGGACCGGCGAGGGTCCAGTCCCACGACATCCCGCGGCACCTCCAACAT GCCTCGACCGGCCCGGACAGCGCGGCACGGCAGGCGGCGGACGCCCAGACGCAGACGGCAGGCCTGTTCTACCCGTCGGCTGCGCGGCTGCAGAAGAGCGGCCAGCAGGAGGCGCCGCAGAGGAGCAGAAGGCCCCTGCTCACCGCCATCAGCCCAGGAAGAG GATACTGGAGGAAGCAGCTGGATCACGTCTGCGCTCACCTGCGCAGCTACGCACAGAACCACCCGGAGTTCAGAGCCCTGATTGGAGAGCCTCGCATGGGCCGG ATGGTTTCCGCGGTGATAGAGGAGGACAGCTACGAGGTCAGCATCAGAATCAATTTAGTCTCGGCAACGGCCGAAAGCGCTGAG GTGTCGGATGCAGCCCAGAAGTCGGTGGAGATGTCTTCAGGGACTCCCAACCTCAGTAGTGTGACTGAGGGAGCTGGCG CGTGTGACACTGCAACCAACAGGAAGAAGGGGAGGAGCCACAGGAAGAGCTGGACTTCAACTACGGCTGAGGAGGAGCTG CCACCTTTGGACAGGCACTTGTTAAAGGAGGTGGGGCCAGATGGGACAGGACATGTCACTGAAgttcagcagctgctggaggag GGAGCAGACCCCTCCTGCCTGGACCGGGACGGGAACTCGGCTCTTGCTGTTGCGGTGATGAACGGTCACCACGACGTCATTCCTGTTCTGGTGCAGAAAGGAGCCGACGTCAACTTCCAGTCTGGAAC ACTGAAGGACACGGCCCTGCATGTGGCAGCAGCTCTGGGAAGTGACGGCCTGAAATGTGCCGAGACTCTGCTGGG tGGAATTTCTGGGTGCAGGTGCAACGCGAGCCTGAGGAAGAAGAACGGGCGTGGCCAGAGCGCGTACGACGTGGCCGTCAGCTCCGGCTGCGGCGACCTGATCTCCCTCATGGCGGCCAGGACCGGCCAGGGTCTGCTCAACAGACTCgcccaacccaggagcgccccaaaccctggtgacttctga